One genomic region from Rosa rugosa chromosome 1, drRosRugo1.1, whole genome shotgun sequence encodes:
- the LOC133725278 gene encoding nuclear pore complex protein NUP35 → MSATANRTPKSSRQTLFYQDLASPISARRGKISTPGQAAAVSALWRESCSDRSDLPPPPLYTLEDRSDFSPESGIQDYPISPEIKSDPRTPFQSSGYDFSTPVKNKSEASTSYALSSGQHGQQGSATMNWWSFSKSGGEQDDKGRSSPVEGVVQPGALITLPPPREVARPEMQRSTMPAANPQEEEWVTVYGFSAADTNLVLRELEKCGVILKHVPGPRDANWMHILYQSSSDAQKALSKNGMQINGALIIGVKPLDPMQRHTLNERLINNQGFMTLPPPSSMRHAELDASRAPPRSYYLQNGNTSVQQSGGTIASPTKSLVSKVMDLMFGV, encoded by the exons ATGAGTGCCACTGCAAATAGAACTCCGAAATCTAGTAGGCAGACATTGTTTTACCAAGATCTAGCTTCACCTATCTCGGCCCGGAGAGGAAAAATCTCAACTCCAGGCCAGGCAGCAGCAGTATCTGCTCTGTGGCGCGAGAGTTGTAGTGATCGGTCGGATCTTCCCCCTCCTCCACTTTACACTTTGGAAGACCGCTCAGACTTTTCCCCTGAATCTGGAATTCAAGATTATCCGATATCCCCAGAAATCAAATCAGATCCCAGAACTCCGTTCCAAAGTTCTGGATATGATTTCTCGACTCCTGTCAAAAACAAATCAGAGGCCAGCACTTCTTATGCTCTCTCAAGTGGACAGCATGGCCAACAGGGTTCGGCAACTATGAATTGGTGGTCATTCTCAAAGAGTGGTGGCGAGCAAGATGACAAGGGAAGGAGTTCACCAGTGGAGGGTGTTGTTCAGCCTGGTGCTTTGATCACTCTTCCACCTCCAAGGGAAGTTGCAAGGCCAGAAATGCAAAGGAGTACCATGCCTGCAGCAAATCCCCAAGAGGAAGAATGGGTTACTGTTTATGG atTTTCTGCAGCTGATACAAATTTAGTTTTACGGGAGTTGGAGAAATGTGGTGTGATTTTGAAACATGTTCCTGGCCCAAGAGATGCCAACTGGATGCACATTCTATATCAG AGTTCCTCTGATGCTCAGAAGGCTCTCAGTAAGAATGGGATGCAAATTAATGGAGCATTAATCATAGGTGTGAAGCCACTGGATCCAATGCAACGCCATACCTTAAATGAAAGGCTCATCAACAATCAGGGTTTCATGACTTTGCCACCTCCATCATCCATGAGACATGCAGAACTAGATGCTTCAAGAGCCCCCCCTCGCTCTTACTATCTTCAAAATGGTAATACCAGTGTGCAGCAATCTGGAGGCACAATTGCTTCCCCAACAAAGTCATTGGTTTCCAAGGTC